The following proteins are encoded in a genomic region of Mycolicibacterium confluentis:
- a CDS encoding TetR/AcrR family transcriptional regulator: MSSPTRWAGVPLTDRRIERRNLLVGAAFTLFGEGGESAVSVRSVCRESALNTRYFYESFADTDELLGAVYDVVAADLNAEVEREILAAGGGPLKRLRTGIRAVLGFSSADPRRGRVLFTEARANPVLAARREIAQDTLRQMVLSEREQALPDVDRTATLVAAAMYTGAMAELAQQWLSGNLGGDLDKVVEHAVRLVLPTT; the protein is encoded by the coding sequence ATGTCCAGCCCCACCAGGTGGGCGGGAGTTCCGCTCACCGATCGCCGCATCGAGCGCCGAAACCTGCTCGTCGGCGCGGCGTTCACGCTGTTCGGCGAGGGCGGCGAGAGCGCGGTGTCGGTGCGGTCCGTATGCCGCGAGAGCGCGCTGAACACGCGGTACTTCTACGAGAGCTTCGCCGACACCGACGAACTGCTCGGCGCGGTGTACGACGTGGTGGCCGCGGACCTGAACGCCGAAGTCGAACGCGAGATCCTCGCCGCGGGCGGCGGACCCCTGAAGCGACTGCGTACCGGGATCCGGGCCGTGCTGGGCTTCAGCAGTGCCGATCCGCGACGCGGGCGCGTGCTCTTCACCGAAGCCCGGGCCAATCCGGTGCTGGCGGCGCGGCGTGAGATCGCGCAGGACACACTGCGGCAGATGGTGCTCAGCGAGCGTGAACAGGCCCTGCCGGACGTCGACCGCACCGCGACACTGGTCGCGGCGGCGATGTATACGGGCGCGATGGCCGAGTTGGCCCAGCAGTGGCTGTCGGGGAACCTGGGCGGCGATCTCGACAAGGTCGTCGAGCACGCGGTTCGACTGGTCTTGCCGACCACCTGA
- a CDS encoding oxygenase MpaB family protein, whose protein sequence is MQLPHQLLQYRLTRFYDDEIRSRYFRGLEFDGPVGDPGWFGPGSAVWHVHSHLPALVLGLQCAAYIERFDPSIFWMGVDHSRIVARDSETGEPTMLVDPEGAAVRLGHSVSFFIGTAYGSTATAERLATTVRAMHHTIKGTRPDGLPYDADDPEWLRWNYATVVWGIATAHEYYHPNPLRGKKIDRYYREFVKVGQALGGTDLPETKAETLECLHSYLPKLAITYGTAMATGVNLADAEAKLPGGEFLDWAIRDALPRWAAAMVQYKPPNPIERALRQASVFALINGVHTAMGPLPEFRQAQKRVANDGIRPVTSPTYVLGTDPERSRAQVEQMA, encoded by the coding sequence ATGCAGCTTCCGCATCAGCTTCTGCAGTACCGGCTCACCCGCTTCTACGACGATGAGATCCGCAGTCGGTATTTCCGCGGACTCGAGTTCGACGGCCCGGTGGGGGATCCGGGCTGGTTCGGTCCCGGAAGCGCGGTGTGGCACGTGCATTCGCACCTGCCGGCACTGGTGTTGGGCCTGCAGTGCGCGGCCTACATCGAGCGTTTCGACCCCAGCATCTTCTGGATGGGTGTCGACCACTCCCGCATCGTGGCGCGCGACTCCGAGACCGGGGAACCCACCATGCTGGTCGATCCGGAGGGCGCCGCGGTCCGGCTGGGGCACTCGGTGTCGTTCTTCATCGGCACCGCGTACGGGTCGACGGCCACCGCCGAACGCCTGGCCACCACCGTGCGCGCCATGCATCACACGATCAAGGGCACCCGCCCCGACGGCCTGCCGTACGACGCCGACGATCCCGAGTGGCTGCGCTGGAACTACGCGACGGTGGTCTGGGGCATCGCCACCGCGCACGAGTACTACCATCCGAATCCGTTGCGGGGTAAGAAGATCGACCGCTACTACCGTGAGTTCGTCAAGGTCGGGCAGGCCCTCGGTGGCACCGACCTGCCCGAGACCAAGGCCGAGACGCTGGAGTGCCTGCACTCCTACCTGCCCAAGTTGGCCATCACGTACGGCACGGCCATGGCCACGGGTGTGAACCTGGCCGACGCCGAGGCCAAACTGCCCGGCGGAGAATTCCTGGACTGGGCCATCCGCGACGCGCTGCCTCGGTGGGCCGCGGCCATGGTGCAGTACAAGCCGCCCAACCCGATTGAGCGCGCACTGCGGCAGGCGTCGGTGTTCGCGTTGATCAATGGCGTGCACACGGCGATGGGCCCGCTGCCGGAGTTCCGACAGGCTCAGAAGCGAGTGGCCAACGACGGC
- a CDS encoding Dps family protein: MSAAVRNQRREADEITGFVPSAEFFDNLQKVLVDLIELHLQGKQAHWNVVGTNFRDLHLQLDELVDFAREGSDTIAERMRAFYGTPDGRSDTVAATTSLPQFPPFEQSSSEVVDLITTRIQAAVDTMRVVHDAVDSEDPTTADILHQLIDGLEKHAWLISSENRKV, translated from the coding sequence ATGAGCGCAGCAGTGCGAAACCAACGGCGTGAAGCCGACGAGATCACCGGCTTCGTCCCGTCCGCCGAGTTCTTCGACAACCTGCAGAAGGTCCTCGTCGACCTGATCGAGTTGCACCTGCAGGGCAAGCAGGCGCACTGGAACGTCGTCGGAACCAACTTCCGTGATCTGCACCTGCAGTTGGACGAACTCGTGGACTTCGCCCGCGAGGGCAGTGACACCATCGCCGAGCGGATGCGCGCCTTCTACGGCACGCCGGACGGGAGGTCCGACACCGTCGCGGCCACCACCAGCCTTCCGCAGTTCCCGCCGTTCGAGCAGAGCAGCAGCGAAGTGGTGGACCTGATCACCACCCGCATTCAGGCGGCCGTGGACACCATGCGCGTCGTGCACGACGCCGTCGACAGCGAGGATCCCACCACGGCGGACATCCTCCACCAGCTGATCGACGGCCTCGAGAAGCACGCCTGGTTGATCAGTTCGGAGAACCGCAAGGTCTGA
- a CDS encoding adenylate/guanylate cyclase domain-containing protein, with translation MPRAREAAASVRAARRARRDNPCVSSRNAHYADSAARRFLVLKIATWIAAAVSGAFGIWQLVGGFSVERIAAINIASALVFLTIPLLRRFGELVPAVTFVVAAYASVAFMAWTIGTGSGLQFYFLISVSIVVLVLGADRIALASALVAVGAILVVVLELNVPRNTGVMPDWALTVGFISSVVSACLMAFATVWYVLREVGRAEVAMELEYQRSEQLLANILPSPIAERLKDPDHDMIADAYDDASILFADIAGFTRRASETAPCDLVGFLDRLYTQFDVLVDQHGLEKIKTTGDSYMVVSGVPTPRPDHLQALALLALDLATTVADLRDPEGRPVPIRIGLAAGPVVAGVVGARRFFYDVWGDAVNVASRMETTDQEGRIQVPEAVYQRLRNDFELEERGDVEIKGKGTMHTWYLTGQRTEPAGAPSKGAVGATGGR, from the coding sequence ATGCCGAGAGCACGCGAAGCGGCGGCCTCTGTGCGGGCCGCACGCCGCGCCCGCAGGGACAATCCGTGCGTCTCGAGTCGCAATGCGCACTACGCCGACAGCGCGGCGCGCAGGTTTCTCGTGCTCAAGATCGCCACGTGGATCGCCGCGGCGGTCAGCGGAGCGTTCGGCATCTGGCAGTTGGTAGGCGGATTCAGCGTGGAAAGAATCGCGGCCATCAACATCGCCTCCGCGCTCGTGTTCCTGACGATTCCGCTGCTCCGGAGGTTCGGCGAACTGGTGCCGGCCGTGACCTTCGTGGTCGCGGCATACGCGTCCGTCGCCTTCATGGCCTGGACCATCGGCACCGGATCCGGCCTGCAGTTCTACTTCCTGATCTCGGTGTCGATCGTGGTGCTGGTGCTGGGCGCTGACCGCATCGCGCTGGCCAGCGCATTGGTCGCCGTGGGCGCGATCCTGGTGGTGGTGCTTGAACTCAACGTCCCACGCAACACCGGCGTGATGCCGGACTGGGCCCTGACCGTCGGCTTCATCAGTTCCGTGGTCTCGGCCTGTCTGATGGCCTTCGCCACGGTCTGGTACGTGCTGCGTGAGGTCGGCCGGGCCGAGGTGGCGATGGAACTGGAATACCAACGCTCCGAACAGCTTCTGGCCAACATCCTGCCGTCGCCCATCGCCGAGCGGCTCAAAGACCCCGACCACGACATGATCGCGGACGCCTACGACGACGCGTCGATTCTGTTCGCCGACATCGCGGGATTCACCCGGCGCGCGAGCGAGACCGCGCCGTGCGATCTCGTGGGATTCCTCGATCGCCTGTACACACAGTTCGACGTGCTGGTCGACCAGCACGGCCTGGAGAAGATCAAGACCACGGGCGACTCCTACATGGTGGTCAGCGGAGTGCCGACGCCGCGGCCGGATCACCTGCAGGCTCTCGCCCTGCTCGCGCTGGACCTGGCCACCACCGTGGCCGATCTGCGCGATCCCGAGGGCAGGCCGGTGCCCATCCGGATCGGACTCGCGGCGGGACCCGTGGTCGCCGGCGTGGTCGGCGCCCGGCGCTTCTTCTACGACGTGTGGGGCGACGCCGTCAATGTCGCGTCCCGCATGGAGACCACCGATCAGGAGGGCCGCATCCAGGTGCCCGAGGCGGTCTACCAGCGCCTGCGGAACGACTTCGAGCTCGAGGAGCGCGGCGACGTCGAAATCAAGGGCAAGGGCACCATGCACACCTGGTACCTCACAGGACAGCGCACGGAGCCGGCGGGCGCGCCCAGCAAGGGTGCGGTCGGGGCGACGGGCGGACGCTGA